One genomic region from Anabaena sp. PCC 7108 encodes:
- a CDS encoding transposase has product MPWYYQVIAYFNNRKISANLEVINNKFKLIKNSGYKSRNLESFRIWCLLN; this is encoded by the coding sequence ATTCCTTGGTATTATCAAGTCATAGCCTACTTTAATAATAGGAAAATCAGCGCTAATTTGGAAGTAATTAATAACAAGTTCAAACTGATCAAAAATTCTGGATATAAATCTAGAAACTTGGAAAGTTTCCGAATTTGGTGTTTATTAAATTAG
- the cysC gene encoding adenylyl-sulfate kinase yields MTSLESEISTNFTQQQKPGVTVWFTGLSGAGKTTITRALEQELHSRGCKVEILDGDIVRENLTKGLGFSREDRDENIRRIGFVSQLLTRNHVIVLVSAISPYTVIRDEVRQRIGNFIEVYVNAPLNVCEKRDVKGLYKRARAGEIKNFTGIDDPYEPPTNPEVECRTDLETLEESVSKVITTLEELGYLRKSGSD; encoded by the coding sequence ATGACCAGTTTAGAATCTGAAATCAGTACTAACTTTACACAGCAGCAGAAACCTGGTGTAACTGTGTGGTTTACTGGTTTGAGCGGAGCAGGAAAAACTACCATTACTCGGGCATTAGAACAAGAACTGCATTCCCGTGGTTGCAAAGTAGAAATTTTAGACGGGGATATTGTACGAGAGAATTTAACAAAAGGACTGGGATTTAGCAGAGAAGACCGCGATGAAAATATCCGCCGTATCGGCTTCGTGTCACAACTCTTAACTCGGAACCATGTCATCGTTCTCGTTTCGGCAATTTCACCTTACACAGTTATTCGTGATGAAGTTCGCCAACGTATTGGAAATTTTATTGAAGTATATGTGAATGCTCCACTTAATGTTTGTGAAAAACGAGATGTTAAAGGGCTTTACAAAAGAGCAAGAGCAGGTGAAATCAAAAACTTTACTGGTATCGACGATCCATATGAACCTCCTACAAATCCAGAAGTAGAATGTAGAACCGACTTAGAAACCTTGGAAGAGAGCGTGTCAAAAGTCATAACAACCTTAGAAGAGCTAGGCTATCTAAGAAAAAGCGGTTCTGATTAG
- a CDS encoding lipopolysaccharide assembly protein LapB has protein sequence MTQFVPGIERVFTPDIKRVEVDISPRGDIKQGQELAKATKFDEALKEFDAVLKEDPTSIKAHLSAGNVKYKQKQYQDAIAHFEAAIRLDPISTNAYLRAARVHLEQGGVEQALEHFQNALKLDPNLAMAYVGLGQVLLKQENFNEAVQQLTKALRINPRLLAARKRLAQAYDHQEKHSEAAAQLKAVLRIKPTDANAYAGMGKIYFIQQNYNAAREAFKKAIALEPESSSNAQLGLAVSLIEEEKIEEASAILAKVALDSSKNEE, from the coding sequence ATGACTCAATTTGTTCCTGGTATTGAGCGAGTATTCACGCCTGATATTAAACGAGTAGAAGTTGATATTTCTCCGCGAGGAGATATAAAGCAAGGCCAAGAGCTTGCTAAGGCTACTAAATTTGACGAGGCTTTAAAGGAATTTGATGCTGTACTGAAGGAAGATCCTACTTCCATAAAAGCCCACCTGTCAGCAGGAAATGTAAAGTATAAGCAAAAGCAGTACCAGGATGCAATTGCCCATTTTGAAGCAGCCATTAGGCTAGATCCTATTTCCACTAATGCTTACTTAAGAGCAGCCAGAGTTCATTTAGAACAAGGGGGAGTAGAGCAAGCCTTAGAACACTTTCAAAACGCTCTCAAACTTGATCCAAACTTGGCAATGGCTTATGTAGGTCTGGGACAAGTGTTGCTAAAGCAAGAAAATTTTAATGAAGCTGTACAACAACTTACTAAAGCTTTACGTATTAATCCACGATTGTTGGCAGCTCGGAAGAGACTAGCTCAAGCGTATGATCATCAGGAAAAGCATTCCGAGGCTGCTGCTCAATTAAAAGCTGTACTGAGAATCAAGCCTACTGATGCTAACGCTTATGCAGGAATGGGCAAAATATACTTTATACAGCAAAATTATAATGCAGCAAGGGAAGCTTTTAAGAAAGCAATTGCCTTAGAACCTGAATCATCATCTAACGCCCAACTGGGGCTAGCAGTATCTCTTATTGAAGAAGAAAAAATTGAAGAAGCTAGTGCAATTTTAGCAAAAGTTGCGCTTGATTCTTCTAAAAATGAAGAATGA
- a CDS encoding sulfotransferase: MQLTAIQVQHVVVDIIETTVQSWDGELDEPISPDTLLIQDLNFASIDFIQLIVTIEEKIGKKLGFHDLLMPNDKYIDELSVAQLTTFIESRLNSDQVFDQPINLSQSSIAVESKPIANERIDKTKLEQFRQHIPIPKRWEGEDTPKNKKAVFVLSSPRSGSTLLRIILAGHPQLFAPPELHLLDYNTLDQRKAALANKLNSHLLEGTIRAIMQIKNCNAEEARKLMEAYEEQNLPSKSFYGVLQEWIGDRILVDKTPTYPFHLDFLNRAENQFSEPLYIHLVRHPYGMIRSFEDAKLDQLVLFMRESSFTRQQLGELLWLVSQQNVLKFLEGIPQHRQLRIRFEDLVDTPEITVQQICNFLNIDFNTDMLNPYKEKEQRMTDGVELVSRFSGDLKFHLHQRIEPNAAYRWKQFHNIDFLGDITWDIAASFGYKE, translated from the coding sequence ATGCAACTCACAGCAATACAAGTCCAACACGTAGTTGTAGATATTATAGAAACAACTGTCCAGTCTTGGGATGGAGAATTAGATGAACCAATCAGCCCAGATACCTTATTAATCCAGGATCTTAACTTCGCTTCTATTGATTTCATCCAACTTATTGTGACGATTGAGGAGAAAATTGGCAAGAAGTTAGGCTTTCACGATCTACTTATGCCTAATGACAAGTACATAGATGAATTAAGCGTTGCTCAGTTGACTACTTTTATCGAAAGCAGGCTCAATTCAGATCAAGTCTTCGATCAACCAATTAATCTATCACAATCATCTATTGCTGTAGAAAGTAAACCAATTGCTAATGAACGCATTGATAAAACTAAATTAGAGCAGTTTAGACAACACATTCCCATACCAAAGAGATGGGAGGGAGAAGATACTCCCAAGAACAAAAAAGCAGTTTTCGTTCTTTCATCTCCTCGCTCTGGTTCAACATTACTTCGTATTATTTTGGCAGGTCATCCACAACTATTTGCTCCACCAGAATTGCACTTGCTTGATTACAATACACTTGATCAAAGAAAAGCTGCTCTGGCCAATAAACTTAATAGTCATTTGCTAGAAGGCACTATCCGAGCAATTATGCAGATCAAAAACTGTAATGCAGAAGAAGCGCGGAAGTTGATGGAAGCTTATGAAGAGCAGAATCTTCCGAGCAAATCTTTCTACGGAGTACTACAGGAATGGATAGGTGATAGAATACTTGTTGACAAAACTCCAACTTATCCTTTTCATCTGGATTTTCTAAACCGTGCTGAGAACCAATTTTCTGAGCCACTTTACATTCATCTAGTCAGACATCCCTATGGCATGATTAGATCCTTTGAGGATGCCAAGTTGGATCAACTAGTTTTGTTTATGAGGGAAAGCTCTTTCACTAGACAACAACTGGGAGAATTGCTCTGGTTAGTTTCCCAGCAAAATGTCTTAAAGTTTTTAGAAGGAATTCCTCAGCACCGTCAACTTCGTATTAGGTTTGAAGATTTGGTGGATACACCAGAGATCACAGTCCAACAAATCTGTAATTTCCTCAATATAGATTTTAATACGGATATGCTAAATCCTTACAAAGAGAAGGAACAGCGAATGACAGATGGAGTGGAGTTGGTATCAAGATTTAGTGGAGATTTAAAATTCCATCTTCACCAGAGAATTGAGCCTAATGCAGCTTATAGATGGAAACAATTTCATAATATTGACTTCCTTGGAGACATCACTTGGGATATAGCAGCATCATTTGGTTATAAGGAGTAA
- a CDS encoding alpha/beta fold hydrolase: MPVANLNDFDCHYLQLEQQGRSLELNSSENNLIMVHGLATNLAFWYHLAHAFTNTHRVTLFDLRGHGKSSMPKSNYTPKQLADDLKDLMDHLNIKTASLVGHSFGGTVLLHFLAEYPNYADRIILADVRSKLFQPLQMPCNWPRWSILQPALRAAGIDLDENEPEAGYRILTEIAKLQLRTPRGQHIPENQLLSSLFPLGNSTRTASQWLKLLETTTAWEDLIKSESLIIDQLQLVKLPTLAIYGENSSTLQTAHGLQKLWPHLHLEIVDEAGHFFPVSHPQKFITSVQKFLSLGTDKPSQT; the protein is encoded by the coding sequence TTGCCAGTTGCAAATTTGAATGACTTTGATTGTCACTACCTGCAATTAGAACAACAAGGTAGGAGCTTAGAGTTAAATAGCTCTGAAAACAACCTGATTATGGTGCATGGGTTAGCCACGAATTTAGCATTTTGGTATCACTTAGCCCATGCTTTTACTAACACCCATCGAGTCACTCTATTTGATCTGCGCGGGCATGGTAAGAGTTCTATGCCCAAGAGTAACTATACTCCCAAGCAACTAGCAGATGATCTTAAGGACTTGATGGATCATCTCAATATTAAGACTGCAAGCTTAGTGGGACATAGCTTTGGCGGCACAGTTCTTCTACACTTTCTGGCAGAGTACCCCAATTATGCAGATCGCATTATTTTGGCAGATGTGCGATCAAAGTTATTTCAGCCTTTGCAAATGCCTTGTAACTGGCCTCGTTGGTCTATCTTACAACCTGCGTTAAGGGCGGCAGGTATAGATTTGGATGAAAATGAACCAGAAGCAGGCTATAGGATTCTAACAGAGATTGCTAAATTACAGTTGCGGACACCTCGTGGACAACATATTCCTGAAAACCAGCTATTATCTAGCTTATTCCCCTTAGGAAATAGCACGCGCACTGCTTCTCAGTGGTTGAAACTGCTAGAAACTACCACTGCTTGGGAAGACTTGATCAAATCGGAAAGTCTGATAATCGATCAATTACAGCTAGTCAAACTACCAACTTTAGCTATCTATGGAGAGAATTCTTCTACCTTACAAACAGCCCATGGACTTCAAAAACTTTGGCCTCATTTGCACCTGGAAATAGTTGATGAGGCTGGACATTTCTTTCCTGTATCCCATCCTCAAAAATTTATAACATCAGTTCAAAAGTTTTTATCTTTAGGGACAGACAAGCCAAGTCAAACCTAG
- a CDS encoding DNA cytosine methyltransferase — translation MEKFKLKFADLFAGIGGFRLGFEKAGYDCVYSCEINEACQKVYFNNFGEIPEDDIRKIDFKNLPYFDVLTAGFPCQPFSICGRKKGFHDTRGTLFFHICEIIEYIKPPVIILENVKHILHHDQGKTLEVILYSLEDIGYVVNYDILNSKDFGLPQNRERVVFVATKDKKFDFGLLKKTYPFPKLREFLCSSGEFEYLNPQEYTMIDNPKQQPSGLIFVGYRNKSIWKTGVRPNTEHLSRVHHQPNRIYSIEGVHPTIPSQETSGRFFIYIPEENAVRKLTLRECYGIMGFPDNFKTHNNLAECYKQIGNSVSIPVMYELANQIKEQVFSDIKMQPEIINFKAEYHLQSHISL, via the coding sequence ATGGAAAAATTTAAACTCAAATTTGCTGATCTCTTTGCAGGTATTGGAGGTTTTAGATTAGGTTTTGAAAAAGCCGGGTATGACTGTGTATATTCATGTGAGATTAATGAAGCTTGCCAAAAAGTCTATTTTAATAATTTTGGAGAAATACCTGAAGACGATATCAGAAAAATTGATTTTAAAAATTTACCTTATTTCGATGTTTTAACGGCTGGTTTTCCTTGTCAACCTTTTAGTATTTGTGGCAGAAAAAAAGGCTTTCATGATACTAGAGGAACTTTATTTTTTCATATATGTGAAATCATTGAATATATCAAACCTCCTGTAATTATACTAGAAAATGTTAAGCATATATTGCATCATGATCAAGGTAAAACATTAGAAGTAATATTATATTCTTTGGAAGATATAGGTTATGTAGTTAACTACGATATCCTTAACTCTAAGGATTTTGGTTTACCACAAAATAGAGAAAGAGTAGTCTTTGTTGCCACAAAAGACAAAAAATTTGATTTTGGGCTTCTGAAGAAAACTTATCCATTTCCCAAGCTAAGAGAATTTTTGTGTAGTTCTGGAGAATTTGAATATTTAAACCCTCAAGAATACACAATGATAGATAATCCAAAACAACAACCATCTGGATTGATTTTTGTAGGATATCGTAATAAAAGTATTTGGAAAACAGGTGTGAGGCCAAATACAGAACATTTATCAAGGGTTCATCACCAGCCTAATAGAATCTATTCTATAGAAGGGGTACATCCAACAATACCTTCTCAAGAAACTTCAGGTAGATTTTTTATTTATATACCAGAAGAAAATGCAGTTCGTAAATTAACGCTGCGGGAGTGTTATGGAATTATGGGTTTTCCTGATAATTTCAAAACCCACAATAATTTAGCAGAATGTTATAAACAAATAGGTAATTCTGTATCTATACCAGTTATGTATGAACTTGCTAATCAAATCAAAGAACAGGTTTTTTCTGATATAAAAATGCAACCTGAAATAATCAATTTCAAGGCTGAATATCATCTACAATCACACATTTCATTATAA
- the uvrC gene encoding excinuclease ABC subunit UvrC — protein MTLSAQTLPLVKNPERLENRLGEIPPEPGVYLMRDGSDRIIYIGKSRKLRSRVRSYFRDSTNKTERINTMVKLVTEIEFIVTDTEVEALALEANLIKQHQPYFNVLLKDDKKYPYLCITWSEEYPRIFITRKRQLGKAKDKYYGPYTDSGLLREVVHLCKRIFPLRQRPQPLFKDRPCLNYDIGRCPGVCQKLVSPAEYGKIVQKVAMVFQGRTQELIDILTAQMETAAEELNFENAARIRDQITGLKSLNAQQKVSLPDDTVSRDAVALATDDQHAHIQLFQIRAGQLVGRLAFMADAHPEPGAILQRVLEEHYQTAESVEIPSEILVQHDLPDGEILADVLTERKGRKVTILAPLRQTKAELIEMVEKNAQYELQRSQKLGAINQQSLEDLAAILDLPDLPHRIEGYDISHIQGSNAVASQVVFIDGLPAKQYYRHYKIKNPDITIGHSDDFASLAEVINRRFRKYIENPQLSRVGNADWPDLIMIDGGKGQLSAVVGILQEMNLLADLRVVSLAKKREEIFLPDSSLPLKTEAEQPGVQLLRRLRDEAHRFAVSFHRQQRSDKLKRSHLDEIPGLGNHRQKLLLAHFRSVDYIRQATPTQLAEVSGIGTRLAQEIYDYFHPN, from the coding sequence GTGACTCTATCTGCTCAAACACTACCATTAGTTAAAAATCCCGAAAGACTGGAAAACCGTCTTGGGGAAATTCCCCCAGAACCGGGGGTGTATTTGATGCGGGATGGGAGCGATCGCATAATCTATATAGGTAAATCTCGTAAATTGCGATCGCGTGTTCGTTCCTATTTCCGTGACTCCACTAACAAGACGGAACGCATCAACACAATGGTGAAGCTGGTGACAGAGATTGAATTTATCGTCACCGACACCGAAGTGGAAGCTTTAGCACTGGAAGCAAATTTAATTAAACAACACCAGCCATATTTTAACGTCCTACTCAAAGATGATAAAAAATATCCCTATCTCTGCATTACTTGGTCAGAAGAATATCCGCGTATTTTCATCACCCGTAAACGTCAATTAGGTAAAGCCAAAGATAAATATTACGGACCTTATACAGATTCTGGTTTATTACGTGAAGTTGTCCATTTATGTAAACGTATATTTCCCCTCAGACAAAGACCTCAACCCCTATTTAAAGACCGTCCTTGTTTAAATTATGATATTGGTCGCTGTCCTGGTGTCTGTCAAAAATTAGTTTCTCCCGCAGAATATGGAAAAATTGTCCAAAAAGTGGCGATGGTTTTTCAAGGAAGAACTCAGGAACTAATTGATATTTTGACAGCACAAATGGAAACTGCTGCGGAAGAATTGAATTTTGAAAATGCAGCCCGAATTCGTGATCAAATTACTGGTTTAAAATCTCTAAATGCACAGCAAAAAGTTTCTTTACCAGATGATACTGTATCACGGGATGCGGTGGCGTTAGCTACAGATGACCAACACGCCCATATTCAATTATTCCAAATTCGTGCAGGTCAGTTAGTTGGACGTTTAGCATTTATGGCTGATGCTCATCCTGAACCTGGAGCTATTTTACAACGAGTTTTAGAAGAACATTACCAAACTGCGGAAAGTGTAGAAATTCCTAGCGAAATTTTGGTACAACATGATTTACCAGATGGGGAAATTTTGGCAGATGTTTTGACTGAACGCAAAGGTAGAAAAGTGACAATTTTAGCTCCTTTGCGGCAAACTAAGGCAGAATTAATAGAGATGGTGGAAAAAAACGCCCAATATGAATTACAAAGAAGCCAAAAATTGGGTGCAATTAATCAACAATCTCTAGAAGATTTAGCTGCTATTCTTGATTTACCAGATTTACCTCATCGTATTGAAGGTTATGATATTTCTCATATTCAAGGTTCTAATGCGGTAGCTTCTCAAGTTGTGTTTATTGATGGTTTACCGGCTAAACAATATTACCGTCATTACAAAATCAAAAATCCCGATATTACTATCGGACATTCAGATGATTTTGCGAGTTTAGCGGAAGTTATTAATAGACGTTTTCGTAAATATATTGAAAATCCTCAATTATCACGAGTGGGGAATGCTGACTGGCCTGATTTAATTATGATTGATGGCGGTAAAGGTCAGTTATCTGCGGTGGTTGGTATTTTGCAAGAAATGAATTTATTAGCAGATTTGCGAGTTGTGAGTTTGGCGAAAAAACGAGAAGAAATCTTTTTACCAGACTCATCGTTACCTTTGAAAACAGAAGCAGAACAACCAGGAGTACAGTTATTGCGAAGGTTGCGAGATGAAGCCCATAGATTTGCTGTGAGTTTTCATCGTCAGCAAAGAAGTGATAAATTAAAGCGATCGCATTTAGATGAAATTCCCGGTTTAGGAAATCATCGTCAAAAGTTGCTTTTAGCCCATTTTCGCTCTGTTGATTATATCCGTCAAGCGACACCTACACAACTCGCTGAAGTATCGGGAATTGGAACACGTTTAGCACAGGAGATTTATGATTATTTTCATCCAAATTGA
- a CDS encoding NF038130 family PEP-CTERM protein, with protein sequence MKNTFGKLLVSASMAIGFGAVAANPAQAVSFSYNNPSQIKTYTGGSDGVFIANDTNKATKALTDGDVTSNVELWYSDENPTANVGFTATQGAYSATVSSVTATDWNTFGSQWLNDLLSTYTPFQSVWNSFSANTKTLVTGYFPTLGMGDPNIGNFAFGQNGGVELKLVGHLDVKEKLKTTVSSQMNTAWNAGVKTLFPTGTTLSSLTITAIDAKITSLQTQVNLATGATKAALQLQLDGLKTFKDVFNLQTTLNGYEGPLQASEIAKVVTGGQTHYAYSFNPTASGITASDDGVSYNAIYTWNTPGYKATPEPSAIFGILGVAGIFVAKRKFKKVSA encoded by the coding sequence ATGAAAAACACTTTTGGTAAATTGTTAGTTAGTGCGTCAATGGCTATTGGTTTCGGTGCAGTTGCAGCTAACCCAGCACAAGCTGTATCTTTTAGTTACAACAACCCCAGTCAAATTAAAACCTACACTGGTGGGTCAGATGGAGTTTTTATTGCCAATGATACCAACAAAGCTACCAAAGCTCTAACTGATGGGGATGTCACCTCCAACGTCGAGCTTTGGTATTCTGACGAAAACCCAACTGCTAACGTTGGCTTTACCGCTACACAAGGAGCATATAGTGCTACAGTCAGCAGTGTTACAGCTACTGATTGGAATACTTTTGGTTCTCAATGGCTAAATGATTTACTAAGTACATATACACCATTTCAGTCCGTATGGAATAGTTTTTCAGCAAATACCAAAACATTAGTTACAGGTTATTTTCCTACATTAGGCATGGGAGATCCTAACATTGGTAATTTCGCATTCGGTCAAAATGGCGGTGTGGAACTGAAATTAGTTGGTCACTTGGATGTGAAGGAAAAACTTAAGACTACAGTTTCTAGTCAAATGAATACTGCGTGGAATGCTGGAGTGAAAACACTTTTCCCCACAGGAACAACCTTAAGTTCATTAACCATTACAGCCATTGACGCAAAGATTACATCACTGCAAACACAGGTTAATTTAGCTACAGGTGCTACAAAAGCTGCCTTGCAATTACAGTTAGATGGACTGAAGACGTTTAAAGATGTATTTAACTTACAAACTACCTTAAACGGATATGAAGGACCACTGCAAGCGAGTGAAATTGCTAAGGTTGTAACTGGTGGTCAAACTCACTATGCTTACAGTTTTAACCCGACTGCATCTGGAATTACAGCCTCTGATGACGGCGTATCTTACAATGCAATTTATACCTGGAATACACCTGGATATAAAGCCACACCAGAACCTTCTGCTATTTTTGGTATTCTTGGTGTCGCTGGTATCTTTGTTGCAAAACGCAAGTTTAAAAAAGTATCTGCTTAA
- a CDS encoding LL-diaminopimelate aminotransferase — MTKMKFAKRLQPLQSNVFADMDRAKAVAVAAGKELIDLSLGSSDLPTENHVIEAIAKSLNDPSTHGYLLFRGTQEFRQVAAQWYEQKFGVPVDPETEVLPLIGSQEGTAHLPLAILNPGDFALLLDPGYPSHMGGVYLASGQVYTMPLTAENNFLPVFSEIPPHVLAQSRLMVLSYPHNPTSAIAPLSFFQEAVSFCQQHNIVLVHDFPYVDLVFTEDETPNPKSKIQNPKSLVPSILQADPEKSVSIEFFTLSKSYNMGGFRIGYAIGNAELIQALRQVKAAVDFNQYLGILNGAIAALTGNQESVKAAVDTFRQRRDAFINALHRIGWKVPTPVATMYIWAKLPTQWSNNSIGFCTELVEKTGVAVSPGAGFGKAGEGYVRFALVQEPKVLETAVERMAEFLNSAVVQL; from the coding sequence ATGACTAAAATGAAATTTGCAAAACGCTTACAACCCTTACAATCTAATGTATTTGCTGATATGGACAGAGCCAAGGCTGTGGCTGTGGCTGCTGGAAAAGAATTAATTGATTTGTCTTTGGGATCTTCGGATTTACCAACTGAGAATCATGTGATTGAAGCGATCGCTAAATCTCTTAATGATCCCAGTACTCACGGCTATTTGCTGTTTCGTGGTACTCAAGAATTTCGCCAAGTCGCAGCCCAATGGTATGAACAAAAATTTGGTGTCCCAGTTGACCCAGAAACTGAGGTTTTACCCTTGATTGGTTCTCAGGAAGGAACAGCCCATTTACCTTTAGCAATTCTCAATCCTGGCGATTTTGCCCTATTATTAGATCCCGGTTATCCTTCTCATATGGGAGGAGTTTATTTAGCTAGTGGTCAAGTTTACACAATGCCACTAACAGCAGAAAATAATTTTTTACCAGTTTTTAGCGAGATTCCCCCTCATGTTTTGGCTCAGTCGCGGTTGATGGTGTTGAGTTATCCTCACAATCCTACCAGTGCGATCGCTCCTTTATCTTTTTTCCAAGAAGCTGTATCCTTCTGTCAACAACATAATATCGTCCTAGTTCACGATTTTCCCTACGTGGATTTAGTTTTCACAGAAGACGAAACCCCCAATCCAAAATCCAAAATCCAAAATCCAAAATCCCTAGTCCCTTCAATTTTGCAAGCTGACCCAGAAAAAAGTGTCTCAATTGAATTTTTTACCCTATCCAAGTCTTACAATATGGGTGGTTTCCGTATTGGTTATGCAATTGGTAATGCAGAACTAATTCAAGCTTTAAGACAAGTAAAAGCTGCCGTTGATTTTAATCAGTATTTAGGAATTTTGAATGGTGCGATCGCTGCACTCACAGGAAATCAAGAAAGTGTAAAAGCTGCTGTTGATACATTCCGTCAACGTCGAGATGCTTTCATTAATGCCTTACACCGCATTGGTTGGAAAGTCCCCACACCCGTAGCCACAATGTACATTTGGGCAAAATTACCTACACAATGGAGTAATAATTCAATTGGATTTTGTACAGAGTTAGTTGAAAAAACTGGTGTTGCGGTTTCCCCTGGTGCTGGTTTTGGGAAAGCTGGTGAAGGTTATGTTCGCTTTGCGTTGGTACAAGAACCAAAAGTGTTAGAAACTGCTGTCGAGAGAATGGCTGAATTTCTTAATTCAGCAGTGGTTCAGCTTTAG
- a CDS encoding co-chaperone YbbN, with amino-acid sequence MNKGVITITDAEFETEVLKAEQPVLVYFWASWCGPCQLMSPVINLAATKYSERLKIVKMEIDPNPLTVKQFQVEGVPALRLMKGDQLLESTEGVISKEKLLSLLDQHLNSN; translated from the coding sequence ATGAATAAAGGTGTAATCACTATCACTGATGCCGAATTTGAAACCGAAGTGTTGAAAGCCGAGCAGCCTGTATTAGTCTACTTTTGGGCTTCCTGGTGTGGTCCTTGTCAATTGATGTCACCAGTGATTAACTTAGCTGCTACTAAGTACAGCGAGCGCTTGAAAATCGTGAAAATGGAAATCGACCCTAATCCCCTAACTGTCAAACAGTTCCAGGTGGAAGGTGTCCCCGCTCTCAGACTAATGAAAGGAGATCAACTATTAGAATCAACTGAGGGAGTGATTAGTAAAGAGAAATTACTCAGTCTTCTAGATCAGCATTTAAATAGTAACTAG
- a CDS encoding PspA/IM30 family protein has protein sequence MGLFDRLKRVVGANVNDLISKAEDPEKMLEQALLEMQEDLVQLRQGVAQAIAAQKRTEKQYNDGLNEINKWQRNAQLALQKGDENLARQALERKKTYTETSTALKTSLDQQVTQVDTLKRNLIQLESKISEAKTKKEMLKARITTAKAQEQLQSMVSGMNTSSAMSAFERMEEKVMIQEARAQSMGELASADLESQFARLESGSDVDDELAALKASLAPAPEPKLLTPEQPSTASPTQPTSQSKPIEPVDAELAELKKQLDNM, from the coding sequence ATGGGATTATTTGATCGCCTTAAACGAGTAGTTGGTGCTAATGTTAACGATTTGATCAGCAAAGCCGAAGACCCAGAAAAAATGCTAGAACAAGCTCTCCTGGAAATGCAGGAAGACTTGGTACAGTTGCGTCAGGGCGTTGCTCAAGCGATCGCTGCTCAAAAACGCACTGAAAAACAGTATAATGATGGACTAAATGAAATCAATAAATGGCAACGCAACGCCCAACTAGCTCTCCAAAAAGGTGATGAAAATCTAGCACGCCAAGCTTTGGAGCGCAAAAAGACCTATACAGAAACTAGTACTGCTCTCAAAACCAGTCTTGATCAACAAGTTACTCAAGTAGATACCCTCAAACGCAATTTAATCCAGCTAGAGAGCAAAATTTCAGAAGCTAAGACCAAGAAAGAAATGCTCAAAGCCCGGATTACTACCGCCAAAGCCCAAGAGCAGCTTCAAAGCATGGTTAGTGGGATGAATACCAGCAGTGCCATGTCTGCTTTTGAGCGCATGGAAGAAAAAGTGATGATTCAGGAAGCCCGCGCCCAATCTATGGGAGAGTTGGCAAGTGCAGATTTAGAAAGCCAATTTGCTCGTTTAGAATCTGGTAGTGATGTGGATGATGAATTGGCAGCTTTAAAAGCATCCTTAGCACCTGCCCCTGAGCCAAAACTACTCACCCCAGAACAACCAAGTACGGCATCCCCAACACAACCAACAAGTCAATCTAAACCTATTGAACCAGTTGATGCTGAATTGGCAGAACTTAAGAAACAATTGGATAATATGTAA